A genomic region of Leptolyngbya sp. NIES-2104 contains the following coding sequences:
- a CDS encoding BON domain-containing protein, whose product MNKILLSLLSGALLISTIGCNSPARTSNSAADSTQQAANQSTDKQTTQSNQNDATSETRRRQLNADNRAREERNNVVNDGSAENRSDADLKSQVRNKLEANLPASQLTVDAKDGMVKVAGTIVDEQQRQKIEPLTREIKGVKGVEINVKVDTAAKPAAPNPDTKNPIKDQTNSKQ is encoded by the coding sequence ATGAACAAAATTCTTCTCTCTCTACTGAGCGGCGCACTCCTGATTAGTACGATCGGCTGTAACAGTCCCGCTCGTACAAGCAACAGTGCCGCTGATTCTACCCAACAGGCAGCAAATCAAAGCACAGATAAGCAAACCACTCAAAGCAATCAAAATGATGCCACGAGTGAAACGCGCCGGAGACAACTCAATGCAGACAATCGTGCCCGCGAAGAACGCAATAACGTTGTCAACGATGGTAGTGCCGAAAATCGCTCTGATGCTGATCTCAAGAGTCAAGTCCGCAACAAGCTCGAAGCGAACCTTCCAGCAAGCCAACTGACGGTTGATGCTAAAGACGGCATGGTCAAAGTTGCAGGCACGATCGTTGATGAGCAGCAGCGTCAAAAGATTGAGCCTTTAACTAGAGAGATCAAAGGAGTGAAAGGCGTTGAAATAAATGTCAAGGTTGACACTGCCGCGAAGCCTGCTGCGCCGAATCCAGATACCAAAAATCCAATCAAGGATCAAACCAACAGCAAGCAGTAA
- a CDS encoding PAS domain S-box protein: MTEKTTANQASQWVDQTQSPTVADCTLTEQILLEQKHLLERIALGQSLEDCLAAVCASISKLNPRSRACFLLSDAQQRTFSNLITSALPPSFGQGLKGAPINDLCIGTCGEAVYRGEPITCTDIANDDRWSQEWRDLCIAHGILACHSKPVIGIDGLPLGSLMLCFDEARMPTSWEYDLAELGTHTASIVFERDRATSARRESEAEYRTLFESIDQGLCICELLFDQNGEPVDYRILKVNAAFEQLTGLENPTGKTARELVPDIEDAFFDIYANVVRTGKSARFEQHSIALDRTFDLNAFAIGEPQNHQFAVLFTNITKRKRTERNREFFATVSQNLAETVGVDAIVQTIGVDLNRYLQISACAFVEINAPLNQAVINYDWHQSDRSSLVGVYALQEFVTDELLQTAKAGQPIVIRNYATDPRVVDPSRYAALNIGSEINIPLIRHGKWSFSLVVFHTIPYDWREDEIELMQELASRIWVKLERAKAEAALSESRAELERQVQKFDITLSTITDFVCSFDRDGRFLYANQVLLDLWGLSADAAIGKTMADLNYPVAVEQQIMRDLQRVFETGETIKDETSYTNPVGTDGYFEYILNPVFAADSTVEFVIGSSRDISDRKSAEAELRESEARYRLLAEAIPQFVWITDGAGQNVYVNQRFCNYTGLSAEEMRGLNWLSIIHPDDLEMTRDRWLAAVNRGQFYEIEYRFRAADGSYRWFLGQGIPLKDEQGQIYQWFGTCTDIEPQKQIEQARLQLLEQEQTAREQAENANRIKDEFLAVLSHELRSPLNPILGWTRLLQNGRLDEARRTEALRTIERNAKLQSQLIEDLLDISRIMQGKLSLTAAPVNLTSVISAAVETVRLAAEAKNIQMTLALDDSIAPISGDAGRLQQVVWNLLTNAVKFTPNDGAVIVELRQLNRLAQIRVIDTGKGIAPSFLPHVFEYFRQEDGSTTRKFGGLGLGLAIVRQIVEMHGGTVLAESAGENQGATFIVQLPTLQQTASISSESTHHQIDVEVPLAGRQILLVDDEPDTREFQTFLLEQYGARVKAVASGIEALQALEQFIPDLLLSDIGMAEMDGYMLLQQIRLKPSSQGGTIPAIALTAYAAEIDQQRALQVGFQSHITKPVEPEALLKAIVSLLESHVPR, from the coding sequence ATGACTGAGAAAACAACTGCGAATCAAGCATCCCAGTGGGTTGATCAAACTCAGTCGCCAACTGTCGCAGACTGCACGCTGACTGAACAGATACTGCTTGAACAAAAGCACTTGTTGGAGCGCATTGCATTAGGACAGTCGCTAGAGGATTGTCTTGCAGCCGTCTGTGCTTCCATTTCTAAGCTCAATCCCCGTAGTCGAGCCTGCTTTCTACTCAGCGATGCTCAACAACGAACCTTCTCCAATTTAATCACGTCAGCCCTCCCACCCTCGTTTGGACAAGGACTGAAAGGTGCCCCGATTAATGATCTCTGTATTGGAACCTGTGGAGAAGCGGTCTATCGCGGTGAACCGATCACTTGTACCGACATTGCCAACGACGATCGCTGGTCGCAGGAATGGCGCGACTTATGTATCGCTCACGGCATTCTGGCGTGTCATTCTAAACCTGTGATCGGCATCGACGGCTTGCCGCTCGGCTCGCTGATGCTGTGCTTTGACGAAGCGCGGATGCCGACGAGTTGGGAATATGACCTGGCTGAGTTGGGGACACATACCGCCAGCATCGTGTTTGAGCGCGATCGTGCGACTTCTGCCCGACGCGAATCCGAAGCAGAATATCGCACCTTATTTGAGTCGATCGATCAAGGGTTGTGCATCTGTGAACTGCTGTTTGATCAAAACGGTGAACCTGTTGATTATCGAATTCTAAAAGTGAATGCAGCGTTTGAACAGCTAACAGGACTGGAAAATCCAACAGGCAAAACCGCACGCGAACTCGTTCCCGATATCGAAGATGCTTTCTTTGACATTTATGCGAACGTCGTACGGACGGGCAAATCCGCTCGATTTGAGCAGCACTCGATCGCACTTGATCGCACGTTTGATCTCAACGCTTTTGCGATCGGGGAGCCACAAAACCACCAATTCGCCGTTTTATTTACTAATATCACCAAACGCAAACGCACCGAGCGAAACCGAGAATTTTTTGCCACCGTCAGTCAAAATCTGGCTGAAACCGTTGGCGTAGACGCAATTGTGCAGACGATCGGCGTAGATCTTAATCGCTATTTGCAAATTTCAGCTTGTGCCTTTGTCGAAATTAACGCGCCATTGAATCAAGCAGTAATCAACTACGATTGGCATCAGAGCGATCGATCCAGTTTAGTTGGAGTTTATGCGCTACAAGAGTTTGTCACCGACGAACTTCTGCAAACGGCAAAAGCGGGACAGCCGATCGTGATTCGTAACTACGCAACAGATCCGCGTGTCGTCGATCCGTCTCGCTATGCTGCGCTCAACATCGGTTCAGAAATCAACATTCCATTGATCAGACACGGCAAATGGAGCTTTTCGCTCGTCGTATTTCATACAATCCCTTACGATTGGCGCGAAGACGAAATCGAATTGATGCAGGAATTAGCAAGCCGCATTTGGGTAAAACTCGAACGCGCCAAAGCTGAAGCCGCTTTAAGTGAAAGTCGCGCTGAACTGGAACGGCAAGTGCAAAAGTTCGATATCACGCTCTCGACGATCACTGATTTCGTGTGTAGCTTCGATCGAGACGGGCGATTTCTCTACGCGAATCAGGTGTTGCTCGATTTGTGGGGGCTGAGCGCCGATGCCGCGATCGGTAAAACAATGGCTGACCTCAACTATCCCGTCGCCGTTGAGCAGCAAATCATGCGCGATCTGCAACGAGTGTTTGAGACGGGCGAAACCATTAAGGATGAAACCTCCTACACGAATCCAGTCGGAACCGATGGCTATTTTGAATATATTCTCAATCCCGTTTTTGCTGCCGATAGTACAGTCGAATTTGTCATCGGATCTTCTCGCGATATTAGCGATCGCAAATCCGCCGAAGCAGAACTCCGAGAAAGTGAAGCCCGTTACCGTCTCTTAGCGGAAGCGATTCCTCAATTTGTTTGGATTACCGATGGAGCAGGACAAAATGTATATGTCAATCAGCGGTTTTGTAACTACACGGGCTTGAGTGCCGAGGAGATGCGCGGCTTAAACTGGCTCTCGATTATTCATCCCGATGATTTGGAAATGACCCGCGATCGCTGGTTGGCAGCCGTGAATCGGGGACAATTCTACGAAATTGAATATCGCTTTCGTGCAGCAGATGGCAGTTATCGCTGGTTTTTAGGTCAAGGGATTCCGCTCAAAGATGAGCAGGGTCAAATCTATCAGTGGTTTGGCACTTGTACTGACATCGAACCCCAAAAGCAAATTGAGCAAGCCCGTTTACAACTCCTCGAACAAGAACAAACCGCCCGTGAGCAAGCCGAGAACGCCAATCGAATCAAAGACGAGTTTTTAGCGGTGCTGTCACACGAATTGCGATCGCCCCTCAATCCAATCTTAGGCTGGACACGCTTGCTGCAAAACGGCAGACTCGACGAAGCCCGTAGAACAGAAGCCTTGAGAACGATCGAGCGCAATGCCAAATTGCAGTCGCAACTGATCGAAGACCTACTCGATATCTCACGGATTATGCAGGGCAAACTGTCCCTCACAGCGGCTCCTGTGAATTTAACCTCGGTCATTTCTGCGGCGGTTGAAACAGTGCGTTTAGCAGCAGAAGCGAAAAACATTCAGATGACCCTTGCCCTCGATGATTCGATTGCTCCGATTTCTGGAGATGCAGGACGATTGCAGCAAGTGGTATGGAACCTGCTCACTAATGCCGTTAAATTCACTCCTAACGATGGAGCGGTGATCGTTGAACTGCGGCAACTTAATCGTCTTGCTCAAATTCGAGTCATCGACACAGGCAAGGGAATTGCACCCAGTTTTCTACCCCATGTGTTTGAGTATTTTCGGCAAGAAGACGGCTCGACCACTCGCAAGTTTGGCGGATTAGGATTGGGACTTGCGATCGTGCGGCAAATTGTAGAAATGCACGGGGGTACCGTTCTGGCAGAGAGCGCGGGAGAGAATCAAGGCGCAACATTCATTGTGCAATTGCCAACCCTCCAGCAGACCGCATCGATTTCATCTGAGTCAACTCATCATCAAATCGATGTAGAAGTACCTTTAGCAGGTCGTCAGATTTTGTTAGTGGACGATGAACCAGATACCCGTGAGTTTCAGACTTTTCTGTTGGAGCAATATGGGGCAAGGGTGAAAGCCGTTGCGTCTGGCATAGAAGCATTACAAGCGTTAGAACAGTTTATTCCCGATTTGCTACTCAGTGACATCGGGATGGCTGAAATGGATGGTTATATGCTGCTCCAGCAAATTCGATTAAAACCGTCAAGTCAAGGTGGAACCATTCCAGCGATCGCGCTGACTGCCTATGCCGCAGAAATTGATCAGCAGCGAGCGCTTCAGGTCGGTTTTCAGAGTCACATCACAAAACCTGTAGAGCCAGAAGCCTTACTGAAGGCGATTGTAAGCTTACTAGAATCTCACGTTCCTCGATAG
- a CDS encoding response regulator: MSVTSFVSGIEALQTIGQAIPDFIASDIGMPRIDGYSLLQQVRNLEPVKHIPAIALTACAGEFDRQQALQAGFQKHLSKPIDPNQLIQAISDLIEGSHD, translated from the coding sequence GTGTCCGTCACAAGTTTTGTTTCTGGCATTGAGGCATTACAAACGATCGGACAAGCAATACCGGATTTCATTGCGAGTGATATTGGAATGCCTCGGATAGACGGTTATAGTTTGTTACAGCAAGTCCGGAACTTGGAGCCAGTCAAGCATATTCCTGCAATTGCCCTGACTGCTTGCGCCGGAGAGTTCGATCGACAACAAGCCTTACAAGCTGGATTTCAGAAACATCTGAGCAAACCGATCGACCCGAATCAACTGATTCAAGCCATCTCGGATCTAATAGAGGGGAGCCATGACTGA
- a CDS encoding PleD family two-component system response regulator, producing the protein MRYTVNTSPTPLISVADRILVVDDIEDNSFLLQTVLEQEGYDVQIASSGREALDKVERQQPDLILLDVMMPEMNGFEVTQRIRQNDRLPFIPILLITGYDQFNPAEGFEFGADDFIRKPVDFDLLLDRIRAILPEDRNS; encoded by the coding sequence TTGCGTTACACAGTGAACACTTCACCGACTCCATTAATTTCCGTGGCGGATCGCATTCTCGTTGTTGATGACATTGAAGATAATTCTTTTCTGCTTCAAACCGTTCTAGAGCAGGAAGGATACGACGTGCAGATTGCAAGCAGCGGTCGAGAGGCATTAGATAAAGTTGAGCGTCAGCAACCCGATTTGATTTTGCTAGACGTGATGATGCCAGAAATGAATGGGTTTGAGGTGACACAACGCATTCGACAAAACGATCGTCTCCCCTTCATTCCAATTTTGTTAATCACAGGCTACGACCAGTTTAATCCAGCAGAAGGATTTGAATTCGGTGCAGATGACTTTATTCGTAAACCCGTTGATTTTGATCTTTTGCTCGATCGCATTCGCGCTATTTTGCCTGAAGACCGTAACAGTTAA
- a CDS encoding Crp/Fnr family transcriptional regulator: MSSSSDIPARNRLLAALPKSEYNQFLPYFEPVCLEMKQVLHEPQDSIEFIYFVNEGIVSQLTVLDDSAAVEIATIGNEGMVGLPVFLGVNKSNVRALVQIPGTALRMAAETFRAQVKPGRLLHSLLHRYTYALLTQSGQLVACNRHHSIRQRCCRWILMTQDRAESDQFPLVQEFMAQMLGVRRASVTDVFRLLQQEELIHHSQGKITVLNRAGLEAGACQCYKVVQAEFDALLKP, from the coding sequence ATGTCTTCGTCTTCTGATATTCCTGCTAGAAATCGATTACTCGCTGCTTTACCAAAGTCAGAGTACAATCAATTCCTGCCGTACTTCGAGCCAGTTTGCTTAGAAATGAAGCAAGTTCTACACGAGCCTCAAGACTCGATCGAGTTTATTTATTTCGTCAATGAGGGTATTGTGTCGCAGCTTACTGTGCTCGATGACAGCGCTGCGGTTGAAATTGCCACGATCGGCAATGAAGGTATGGTTGGTTTGCCTGTATTTCTCGGCGTAAACAAAAGCAATGTTAGAGCATTGGTGCAAATTCCAGGTACCGCATTGCGAATGGCAGCAGAAACCTTCAGAGCACAAGTCAAACCAGGGAGATTGCTTCACTCATTGCTGCATCGCTACACCTATGCGTTGCTGACGCAATCTGGGCAACTGGTTGCCTGCAATCGTCATCACTCGATTAGACAGCGATGCTGCCGTTGGATATTAATGACGCAAGACCGGGCAGAATCAGATCAATTTCCATTGGTTCAAGAGTTTATGGCGCAAATGTTAGGGGTGCGCCGCGCTAGTGTGACCGATGTGTTTCGCCTGCTGCAACAGGAAGAACTCATTCATCATAGTCAGGGTAAAATCACCGTATTGAATCGAGCAGGACTAGAAGCGGGTGCTTGCCAATGTTACAAAGTGGTGCAAGCCGAATTTGATGCTTTGTTGAAGCCTTGA
- a CDS encoding PAS domain-containing protein, with the protein MTLSEYKTDLDFSFEPSISAETELRILKNCLHQFPIAIAITTGATHILQFANPAFLQIVECSEEILGQPIWRVVSKLAGQSFYDHCTHVYQTGSPLSVNTVSNPHSSNSALTDTCFQFVFQPQHDVEGNVESVLIYAADITEQIQTNHRIEQLEGVAGELQVTNEELQTTQEELETTIEEFDVLVEELRTANDELSLLNEELQSLTGELQQASDELNQSELSLQSILSSLPSGVVILDQDLHVQSWSAQAQELWGLWATEVEGQHFLNLDIGLPIEQLAKPIRTCLSGAVQSQDVTLAATNRRGQSIECEVTCVPLIHQRTEIVGAILLMQQKLFTGGKAA; encoded by the coding sequence ATGACACTATCAGAATACAAAACTGATTTAGATTTTTCTTTTGAGCCATCGATTAGCGCCGAAACAGAGCTACGAATCTTAAAGAACTGCTTACACCAATTCCCGATCGCGATCGCCATTACCACAGGTGCAACTCATATTCTTCAATTTGCAAATCCCGCTTTTTTACAAATTGTCGAGTGTTCAGAAGAAATTCTGGGTCAGCCCATTTGGCGAGTCGTTTCTAAACTTGCGGGACAGAGCTTTTATGATCATTGCACCCACGTTTATCAAACGGGTTCACCGTTGAGCGTTAACACTGTAAGCAATCCACACAGCAGTAATTCTGCGTTAACGGATACTTGCTTCCAATTTGTCTTTCAACCTCAGCATGATGTTGAAGGCAACGTCGAAAGCGTGCTAATTTATGCAGCCGATATCACTGAGCAGATTCAAACAAACCACCGCATCGAGCAACTAGAAGGGGTTGCTGGTGAACTCCAAGTTACAAATGAAGAATTGCAAACAACCCAAGAAGAGTTAGAAACGACGATCGAGGAGTTTGATGTCCTGGTTGAAGAACTCAGAACCGCTAACGATGAGCTGAGTCTTCTCAACGAAGAACTGCAAAGCTTGACCGGGGAACTACAACAGGCAAGCGACGAACTCAACCAATCAGAGTTGTCTTTGCAGTCGATTTTGTCTAGCTTACCGAGCGGTGTTGTGATTTTGGATCAAGATTTGCATGTTCAGTCCTGGTCGGCGCAAGCTCAAGAGCTATGGGGACTGTGGGCAACTGAAGTAGAAGGTCAGCATTTTCTCAATTTGGACATCGGCTTACCGATCGAGCAACTGGCAAAACCCATTCGGACGTGTTTATCTGGCGCAGTTCAATCTCAAGACGTTACGCTGGCAGCTACTAACCGTCGGGGTCAATCGATCGAGTGTGAGGTGACTTGCGTTCCTTTGATACATCAGAGAACTGAGATTGTGGGAGCCATTTTACTAATGCAGCAGAAGCTGTTTACTGGTGGAAAGGCTGCGTGA
- a CDS encoding NACHT domain-containing NTPase, with amino-acid sequence MCGTLQLLNVSRPVKIDDLYIDVNILEEIASQQWLEITDLQNFTPKDFDRFGLGEISQIQIEGMRSVETYSKLRVLGKPGAGKTTFLQHLAIQCNRGRFAANRVPIFITLRDFADESRTADEFSLIHYIREEFLTSGISDPVAVETLLRSGKVLVLLDGLDEVCAQDSKAVVKEIRRFSENYQQNLFVVTCRTAAKALNLNRFTDVEIAPFTQAQIDDFGYRWFEAFTKITPQEGREQAIQFIEKLNLPENLPFRQLATTPLFLHLACWMFQHQQQFPSQRSEFYKQCLDVLLSKWDETKGFEREELYQGFSLPQKLKLLSQIAAITFEQGKYFFEQYSVEEHISDYLRDLPNASMISEGNRSTIASQFPGGVIEPEELQIESQGVLKAIELQHGLLTERVRGIFSFSDLAFQEYFTARKVVANYNLQVTEQPLDRLVSHMTDPRWREIFLLTVTMLRSADPLVLLMKRRIDALVADDRDLQQFLGWAHQKSLATPPSPTAIRAFHHALAHQPQLVPLLALSSTLDQGVFLDMAFDDLVQKCTMSAKRNAKGINADNVTHARACVDALDNALILVMNTKLHRSLQQLKDQLPDLTKDRKEFQTWWKTNALDWAEQIRTAISEHRNTQHQWNFSPDQQQLLQQYYAANQLLIDCLNTGCVVTAAVRQEIEATLLLPQTELEDREWQWG; translated from the coding sequence GTGTGTGGCACGTTGCAGTTATTAAACGTGAGCCGTCCGGTCAAAATTGACGACCTTTACATTGATGTCAACATCCTGGAAGAAATTGCCAGTCAACAATGGTTAGAGATTACTGACTTGCAAAATTTCACCCCAAAAGACTTCGATCGCTTTGGACTCGGTGAGATCTCCCAAATTCAGATCGAAGGAATGAGATCTGTCGAAACCTACTCGAAGCTGCGGGTATTGGGCAAACCTGGAGCAGGTAAAACCACCTTTTTGCAGCATCTCGCAATTCAATGCAACCGGGGTCGATTTGCAGCGAATCGGGTTCCCATTTTTATCACGCTGCGAGATTTTGCCGACGAGTCTAGAACCGCAGACGAGTTCAGTTTAATTCATTACATCCGCGAGGAATTTCTCACCTCTGGCATTTCAGATCCCGTTGCGGTTGAAACATTGTTGCGATCGGGAAAAGTATTGGTGCTGCTCGATGGGTTAGATGAAGTTTGCGCTCAAGACAGTAAGGCAGTGGTGAAGGAAATTCGTAGATTTTCGGAGAACTATCAACAGAATCTATTCGTCGTCACTTGCCGCACAGCCGCGAAAGCACTAAACCTAAATCGCTTCACCGATGTTGAAATTGCTCCGTTTACTCAAGCCCAGATTGATGACTTTGGATACAGGTGGTTTGAGGCATTCACGAAAATCACGCCTCAAGAAGGACGAGAACAAGCAATTCAGTTTATTGAGAAACTCAACTTGCCCGAAAATTTACCGTTCCGCCAACTTGCCACGACTCCCTTATTTCTACATCTCGCCTGCTGGATGTTTCAGCATCAACAACAATTTCCCAGTCAGCGATCGGAATTTTATAAGCAATGTCTAGATGTTTTACTGTCAAAATGGGATGAAACAAAAGGGTTTGAGCGAGAGGAACTGTATCAAGGCTTCTCATTACCCCAAAAACTCAAACTGCTCAGTCAGATTGCGGCGATCACATTCGAGCAGGGCAAGTACTTTTTTGAACAGTACAGCGTTGAGGAACACATTAGCGACTATCTTCGCGATTTGCCGAATGCTTCGATGATCTCAGAGGGAAATCGCAGCACGATTGCTTCGCAGTTCCCCGGAGGGGTAATCGAGCCAGAGGAGCTGCAAATCGAGAGCCAAGGTGTACTCAAAGCGATCGAACTCCAACACGGACTCTTAACCGAACGAGTGCGAGGGATTTTCTCGTTTTCCGATTTAGCTTTTCAAGAATACTTTACAGCACGAAAAGTTGTTGCAAATTACAATTTGCAAGTCACAGAGCAACCCCTCGATCGCTTAGTCAGTCACATGACTGATCCTCGCTGGCGTGAAATCTTTTTGTTAACGGTGACGATGCTACGAAGCGCAGATCCGCTCGTACTGTTGATGAAGCGGCGAATCGATGCACTTGTGGCTGACGATCGAGATTTGCAACAGTTTTTAGGCTGGGCACACCAAAAATCGCTTGCCACTCCTCCCTCGCCCACTGCCATTCGTGCCTTTCACCATGCCCTTGCACACCAGCCGCAACTCGTGCCGCTTCTCGCACTTTCTTCGACGCTCGATCAAGGCGTTTTTCTCGATATGGCATTCGATGATCTGGTGCAAAAGTGTACGATGAGTGCCAAGCGCAACGCTAAAGGAATCAACGCTGACAATGTCACTCATGCTCGTGCCTGTGTCGATGCGCTCGACAATGCTCTCATTCTGGTCATGAATACTAAGTTACATCGATCGCTGCAACAGCTTAAAGATCAACTTCCAGATCTCACAAAGGATCGAAAAGAATTTCAGACCTGGTGGAAAACGAATGCTCTAGATTGGGCAGAACAGATTAGGACAGCCATCTCTGAGCATCGTAACACTCAGCATCAATGGAACTTTAGCCCTGATCAGCAGCAACTGTTGCAACAATACTACGCTGCAAATCAATTGCTGATAGATTGCCTGAATACGGGTTGTGTCGTAACCGCAGCAGTTCGGCAGGAAATTGAAGCAACCTTACTGCTACCTCAGACGGAACTTGAGGACAGAGAATGGCAGTGGGGTTAA
- a CDS encoding chemotaxis protein CheB: protein MPGHDIIVIGTSAGGLKALGAIVGALPADLDAVLLVVQHLEPNKPSILPKILSDVGSLPASHPVDGEAIQSGRIYIAPPDYHLLLNQGYVRVVRGPQENRFRPAIDTLFRSAARAYGPRVLGVVLTGYLDDGTVGLQAVKKRGGVAIVQDPKEAEYPSMAKSALQFVKVDHCLPLADIPNLLVRLSKEPAESEEAYPVTQEIEVESNIAEQKMNTQEFLKNVEAIGTRTTYTCPECNGSIWQIGNSEPLRFRCHTGHSFTANVFLAEQTQNLENALWSAIRVMEEKVTFSRQMAERMEGHSLLDAATKYNDHANRLDEEVALIRGIVLNGFATKRTIAEDEEEQPA from the coding sequence ATGCCTGGACATGACATTATTGTGATTGGAACTTCAGCGGGTGGACTCAAAGCGCTAGGCGCGATCGTTGGCGCTTTGCCTGCTGATCTAGATGCTGTCTTACTAGTCGTTCAACACCTCGAACCCAACAAACCTAGTATTCTCCCTAAAATTCTTTCGGATGTCGGTTCCCTTCCCGCTTCTCACCCCGTAGATGGTGAAGCAATTCAATCCGGACGAATTTATATTGCTCCGCCTGATTATCATTTACTGCTGAATCAGGGCTATGTGCGGGTCGTCCGTGGACCGCAGGAAAACCGATTTAGACCCGCGATCGATACGCTCTTTCGTTCCGCTGCCCGCGCTTATGGTCCAAGGGTGTTAGGGGTAGTCCTGACCGGCTATCTCGATGATGGTACGGTCGGGTTGCAAGCAGTTAAGAAACGGGGCGGAGTCGCGATCGTCCAAGACCCGAAAGAAGCAGAATACCCCAGCATGGCAAAGAGCGCTTTACAGTTTGTCAAGGTCGATCACTGCTTGCCGTTGGCTGACATTCCAAACCTTTTAGTCCGTTTATCGAAAGAACCCGCAGAATCAGAGGAAGCCTATCCCGTGACTCAAGAAATCGAAGTCGAATCGAATATTGCTGAACAAAAAATGAATACCCAGGAATTTCTGAAGAATGTCGAAGCGATCGGCACTCGAACAACTTATACCTGTCCTGAATGTAACGGGAGTATTTGGCAGATTGGTAACAGTGAGCCACTTCGGTTTCGCTGTCACACCGGGCATTCATTTACAGCGAATGTTTTCCTAGCAGAGCAAACCCAAAACCTGGAAAACGCGCTTTGGTCAGCGATTCGAGTCATGGAGGAAAAAGTCACGTTTTCGCGTCAGATGGCAGAGCGCATGGAAGGTCACAGCTTGCTAGATGCAGCCACAAAATACAACGATCATGCGAATCGCTTGGATGAGGAAGTAGCCCTGATTCGGGGAATTGTTCTCAACGGCTTTGCGACAAAACGAACGATCGCCGAAGACGAGGAAGAACAACCTGCTTAA
- a CDS encoding chlorophyll a/b-binding protein, with product MQANKATELPSIAKAYNGADRNAFLFGWNPQAELWNGRFAMIGFTAYLLWDLAGYSVIRDLLHLVK from the coding sequence ATGCAAGCTAACAAAGCAACTGAACTACCTTCGATCGCTAAGGCATACAATGGAGCCGATCGCAACGCTTTCTTATTTGGTTGGAATCCCCAAGCTGAACTTTGGAATGGGCGTTTTGCGATGATCGGTTTCACCGCATATCTCCTTTGGGACTTGGCTGGCTACAGCGTCATTCGCGACCTGTTGCATTTAGTGAAGTAG
- a CDS encoding response regulator: protein MWTSQAQIRVSDTGQGIKADLLPYIFDRFRQGDSSSTKTSQGLGLGLSIVRYLIELHGGTVEAASPGENQGAALTVKLPMHFTENATQTEPSSQEERPSTDLEPIDTAEPLDLPIAEVPSLAGLCILAVDDDAGSRDLIKWLLEDFGAEVEMAASAKDAIAVLTENPDRYDLLLADIGMPKEDGYSLIRRIRLLEVGGQIPAIALTAYASDRERTLSIESGFQIHLTKPIDSIQLAIAIANLTQ from the coding sequence TTGTGGACAAGTCAAGCGCAGATTCGAGTCAGCGATACGGGACAAGGCATTAAGGCAGACTTGCTGCCGTATATCTTTGATCGCTTTCGTCAAGGCGATTCTAGCAGCACTAAAACAAGTCAGGGACTCGGACTCGGCTTATCGATCGTGCGGTATCTCATCGAGCTTCACGGAGGCACTGTTGAGGCGGCAAGTCCCGGTGAAAATCAAGGTGCAGCCCTGACGGTCAAGTTGCCGATGCACTTCACAGAGAATGCCACCCAGACAGAACCTTCATCTCAAGAAGAGAGACCATCCACTGATTTAGAACCAATCGATACAGCAGAACCGCTAGATTTACCGATCGCTGAAGTCCCCTCACTCGCTGGGTTATGTATTCTAGCAGTCGATGACGATGCGGGAAGCCGCGACTTGATCAAATGGTTGTTAGAAGACTTTGGGGCTGAAGTGGAGATGGCTGCCTCAGCAAAGGACGCGATCGCGGTTTTAACAGAGAATCCTGACCGATACGACTTGCTTTTAGCGGATATCGGAATGCCAAAAGAGGATGGTTATTCCCTGATTCGTCGCATCAGATTGCTTGAGGTCGGTGGACAGATTCCCGCGATCGCGTTGACGGCTTATGCGAGCGATCGAGAACGGACGCTCTCGATCGAATCTGGTTTTCAAATTCACCTGACAAAACCGATTGATTCGATTCAACTCGCGATTGCGATCGCCAACCTGACCCAGTAG